AGTATATCGTCAGAGGTTTTGGTCAGATAAAAAATGCAACAGACATATCTCAAATAATCGTGAAGAAGTTTGCCAACCGGTCCATTTCGATAGGTGATATCGCAGATGTAAGAATCACCGAACAGCTCCGGCAGGGAGGTGTCACTCAGGATGGAAAAGGAGAAGTCGTTACCGGCATCGTGATGATGTTAAGAGGTGGTAACGGCAGGGAAGTAATCGCCGATATCGATGCCAAGATTAATTCCATAAATGAGAATTTACCGGAGGGAGTAACCATTGAGAAATTTTATGACCAGTCTGATCTTGTAGACCGTACCACATCCACTATTCAAACCAATCTTTTGGAAGGCGGATTCTTTGTAATTGCGGTGTTGCTACTTCTGCTTGGTGAGATAAAAGGTGCCCTGATTGTTGCTTCTGTCATTCCATTTTCAATGCTCTTTGCATTTATCGGGATGAGAGAGTTCGGACTTGCAGCTAATCTGATGAGTCTCGGTGCCATCGATTTTGGGATGGTTGTGGATGGATCTGTTGTTATGGTGGAAAACATAATAACAAAACTGCAGAAGAGTCAGGGAAAGGATAAAAGTAAAATTATCAGGGAGGCGGCTCATGAAGTCGCTCGACCTATTTTCTTTGGTGTTCTTATCATCCTGATGGTATATGTCCCGATAGCCACTTTCTCAGGGATAGAGGGGATTCTTTTCAGGCCCATGGCGATTACGGTGGCTACTGCAGTGTTTGGCTCCTTGATACTTGCATTGGTGTATGTTCCGGCTCTCTCTTCAATTGTTTTCAGAAAAGGTGTGAAAATCCGGAAAAATTATCTTATCGAGTGGCTCAAACCGATCTACACAAAGCAACTGGAGTTGCATCTTGATAAAAAGGCACTGGTGCTGGGTGTCTCAACTTTGATAATATTTGGTTCACTTGCCACACTTCCATTCCTCGGAACAGAGTTTCTTCCTGAACTCGATGAAGGGTCAATATTAATAGAGGAGGTGAGACTACCTAGTGTTACCCTTAAAGAATCGATGGACAAGGCGAACGAACTCGGTAAATTTATAATGGCAAATGTTCCTGAAGTGAAGACGGTGGTTCCCAAGACCGGCAGGTCAGATCTGGCTAACGACTGGATGGGGGTACATCAGACCGATGTATGGGTGATTCTGAAACCGTCCTCCGAATGGCGGGATGGAATGACCAAGGAAAAAATTCAAGAGCAAATAAAACCGTTTCTTGAAAAGGAGCCGGGGTTGTCGTATAATTTCACGCAGCCGATTGCAATGAGAGTGGATGAGCTGACCTCCGGAGTAAAATCCGATCTGGCTGTGAAAATCTATGGTGATGATCTTGAGAAGCTCTCCATGATCGCTGAAAACATTTCTAAAGAAGTTGCTTCGATTGAAGGAACTGACAATTACTTCATCGAGAAACCATCGGGACAACCATATTTAACAATTGAAATTGACAGGGAAGCCATCTCAAAATACGGTCTAAATGTGGATGATGTTCAACAGGTAATAGAGACCGGTATTGGTGGAAATACTGCCGGAACTGTTTATGAAGGTCAGAAACGATTTGACATCGTTGTCAGATTAAGAGAAGATTTTAGAAAATCATTCGATGACATTTCGAACATACCTGTTCAAATACCCTCGGGTGGAAATATTCCTTTAAGGGAAGTTGCCCGCATCTCTAATCAGGAAGGACCTCGAGAGATTGCCAGGGAAAATGGCTGGAGAAGGGTGATCGTCGGGATAAATCTTGCAGGTCGGGACATTGGCTCTTATGTTGCCGATCTTCAGTCGCGAATCTCAGCTAATATTGAAGTCCCTTCAGGCTATTTTATCCAATACGGCGGGTCTTTCGAGGATCAGCAGAGAGCCATGAAGCATCTTTATATCGTGGTACCTCTTGCGATTTTTATAATTCTGGGACTTCTCTATTTAATGTTTGGAAAATTTGTTTATGCCGGATTGATATTCCTCAATTTACCTTATGCACTTTCCGGTGGTATACTTCTGCTCCTCGCGAGGGGTCTATACCTTTCAATTTCAGCGAGTATCGGATTTGTAGCCCTGTTTGGTGTGGCTGTGTTGAATGGTATAGTGTTGCTTGAGCACCTGAATCATATGCGCGAAAAAACAAGTGACCTTCGGAAAGCTGTGATTGAAGGGACGGCGGACAGACTAAGGCCTGTACTTATGACTGCTCTTGTGGCAAGCTTCGGCTTTATTCCGATGGCGTTCAATACGGGTCCCGGTTCCGAAGTGCAGCGTCCACTGGCGACAGTTGTAATCGGAGGTCTTGTTACTTCAACGCTGGCGACTCTGATGCTTCTGCCTGTAATCTATTATATTGTGGAAAACAGGAAGAAAAAGAAAGAAACAGATGCCGTTCCTTCAACAGAAACTTCAAACACAGTTGAAAATTAGATAAAATTAAAAAGAGGCTGTCTCAAAAGGGGCAGCCTTTTTTGTTTTGTTCTCATAATTAGCACGAAGTGTCCCATCCTCAACCTGGTTCCAACTTATACATTACTGATTTATTGACTCCTCTCCCAACCATCAATATTAGAAAGTGTAGTACCTTGTTTTCGCCAGAAAATTGACCAAAGCGTGTTAACATAAACATGTCCTAACCTATTGTAATATATAGTAGTTAAGAGGAATATATATTTGTGTATCCGATCAATTTTTTGTATTTTTGCATATGAAAAAGACACCAAAAACCCCTGCATTCAAACCCTACGATCAGCACCAAATGTTTCTGTTTCCTCCTTCAATTGAGGATATGATACCCAAGGAGCATCCTGTTCGTGTGGTAAACTCAATTCTTGATAAAATTAACTATACATCTTTGTTCGACCGATATCCGGGTGGAGGGACTTCCAGTTATAATCCCGTGATGCTTGTAAAGGTAATCGTTTATTCCTACCTTAACAATATTTACACCAGTCGAAAGATAGAAGCTGCCCTAAAGGAAAATATTCATCACATGTGGATAAGCGGTATGCAGCAACCTGATCACAATTCAATAAACAGGTTCCGCAAGGATAAGCTGAGTCTATCCCTGAAAAACCTCTTTACACAGGTGGTTGAACTACTGGTAGAACAGAAAGTCTTGAGCATAAAAGAGTTGTATTTAGACGGTACAAAGATAGAGGCGAATGCCAATAAATATACCTTTGTTTGGGGCAATGCCATCAAATCAAACAAAGAGAAAATGAAGAGACAGCTTAAGGATATTTGGGAATTTGCTCAAACACAGGCCTCAGAGGATGAGAAGGAAGATTTTCCCTTTGAGTACCATGAGCCCGATCCTGAGAGTGTCAAGGAGGCAATAGAGAGGATTAATAAATCTCTGGCAGACAGCGAGGCCGAGGTACCGGCAAAGCTAAAGCAGAAGTTGAAATACGCAGAGAAGAACTGGCCGGTGAATCTGAAGAAATATCAGGAGCAGGAGGGTATACTTGGTGAGAGGAAGTCGTATAGCAAGACAGATAAAGATGCGACATTCATGCGGATGAAGGAAGATCACATGATGAACGGGCAGTTAAAAGCGGGTTATAATGTAGAGATAGCAACGAACAACCAGTTAGTGGTAAGTTATGATATTTTCCAGAAACCTGCTGATGCAACGACATTACCTGATGTAGTAAAGGGAATACAGCAAGAGTATGGAGAGAGCCCTGAGTACTTAATTGCGGATGCGGGTTATGGGTCTGAGGAGAATTACCAGTTCCTACATAAGGAGGGAATAAAGGGAGTAATAAAGTACAATTACTATGATGCTAAGAAGAAGAGAAAAAGTAAGTACCCATTCAGTCACGAGAATCTTTACTATAATCAGGAAGAGGATTGTTTAATCTGTCCGATGGGTCAGAGAATGGATAATGTAGGAAAACGGCACAGAAAAACAGAAAATGGTTACACACTTGAGTTGAGCAGGTACAAGGCGAAGAACTGTGAGGGATGTCCACTTCGGGGAGCATGTCACAAAGGTGCCGGGGAGAGAATTATAGAAATAAGTCATACAGGGAGAGAACTAAGACAGAAGGCGGAAGAGATACTCGAATCAGAGACCGGAGCAGAACTCTACAGACGGAGAAAGATAGATGTGGAGCCGGTCTTCGGAAACATAAAGCAAAACATGGGATTTACGAGGTTCACACTTCGAGGAAAGAAGGGTGTGCTGACAGAGTTGGGATTGGTAGCTTTTGCTCACAATTTTAGAAAGATAATATTAGGCAAAATGTTCGAATTTACCCCAAATTTTGCTTAAAAAAGGGTTAATACCCTTTTTTTGTGATCAAAAAACACAAAAGTTACTTTGGTTAATGAACAATTACCGGTAATATTCGAAAAAACGAAAAATGACATAAAAAAAGAGGCTGCTGGATATTTACTATCGAGACAGCCTCTTTTTTTTTTGAAATATATTTCGTTTCGCTCTTGACTCGGTACTATACTACGGTGCGTATATTTGTGAAGTACGAAAAAAGGAATTAAAAAATGGTTGAATATTTTGTAGGTCAATTGGCAAAAGATGCCGGAATTAATGTGGAGAGTATCCGCTATTATGAAAAGCAAGGACTTCTTCCCAAACCAAAGCGTAGAGATTCGCATTACAGAATCTATGATGAAGTGGATTTACACCGATTACTTTTCATTAAACGAGCTAAAGAACTTGGTTTTACGCTTAAAGAAATTAAGGAGTTGTTAAGGTTGAGAATCGATGACGATGCAAAATGCGGAGATATCAAACATCTGACTGAACAAAAACTGAGAGATGTGGAGAATAGAATTAGAGACTTAAAAAAGATCAAAACCGTTCTTGTTAAACTCATAGACCAATGCATTAATGAAGAAGTATCATCAGAAGAATGCCCGATTCTTGAATCAATCAAATTTTAATATTGGAGAAAAAATGAAAAGTAAATTATTATCAGGTAGCGGAATTGTAACTGCACTTCTCGCATCGCTTTGCTGTATTACGCCTGTGCTTGCCGTGCTTGGTGGTTTGGGAGGAATAGCTACTACTTTTTCTTTCCTTGAACCGTTGAGACCTTATCTTATTGGACTAACGGTTATCGTTTTGGGATATGCATTTTATAAAACATACGCGCAAAAAGAAAATGATGCAATTGAATGCGCTTGTTCAACCGATGAATTGTCTGACAACAAAGCAGTAAAGATCAAATTCATTAACTCAAAGAAATTCCTTTGGATTATTACTGCTGTTAGTGTAATGCTAATTACATTTCCGTATTACTCGGCAGCTTTTTTCCCAACTGAAATAGAAGATATTGTAATAATACAATCTAATAATATCGTTAAATCCAAGGTGAACATAGAGGGAATGAGTTGCATCGCCTGTGAAAAGTCAGTTGATCATGCGCTTAAATCAAAAAAAGGTGTTGTTAGTGCAACATCATCTTACAAAACCGGTACTGCCTATGTTGAGTATGACACGACAAAAGTTAAACCAGAACAACTTAAAAAGGTTGTTGAGGATAAAGTTGGCTATAAAGTGACGAGCATTGAAAATATAGCAAAATAAGAAGATGTTTTCAGAAATTAGTGCCACGAAATTCCTAAATAAATTTAATAACGGAAAACAAATTGAAAGATTAAAATGACTATTCAGACAATAGACCTGGAAATAAGTGGAATGACTTGCGATCATTGCTCAAAAACAATTGAGAATAAAGTCTCAGCAATCGATGGTTTAGTCGATGTGTCTGTTAGCTACCCGGATAAGAGAGGTAAATTCCAATATGATTCTGATAAAACTTCAGCAACTGAAATTATTACTGTTATCAATTCTATTGGTAGCTATAAAGTGGTTGATGATATTAAAGGATTGAGCGACGAAAACTCTAAATATGATTTAATAATTATCGGTGGTGGTTCAGCAGCTTTTTCAGCAGCAATTAAAGCCAGTGAGTTTAAGAAAAAAGTATTGAT
This genomic window from Ignavibacteria bacterium contains:
- a CDS encoding heavy metal-responsive transcriptional regulator; this encodes MVEYFVGQLAKDAGINVESIRYYEKQGLLPKPKRRDSHYRIYDEVDLHRLLFIKRAKELGFTLKEIKELLRLRIDDDAKCGDIKHLTEQKLRDVENRIRDLKKIKTVLVKLIDQCINEEVSSEECPILESIKF
- the merTP gene encoding mercuric transport protein MerTP gives rise to the protein MKSKLLSGSGIVTALLASLCCITPVLAVLGGLGGIATTFSFLEPLRPYLIGLTVIVLGYAFYKTYAQKENDAIECACSTDELSDNKAVKIKFINSKKFLWIITAVSVMLITFPYYSAAFFPTEIEDIVIIQSNNIVKSKVNIEGMSCIACEKSVDHALKSKKGVVSATSSYKTGTAYVEYDTTKVKPEQLKKVVEDKVGYKVTSIENIAK
- a CDS encoding IS1182 family transposase; this translates as MKKTPKTPAFKPYDQHQMFLFPPSIEDMIPKEHPVRVVNSILDKINYTSLFDRYPGGGTSSYNPVMLVKVIVYSYLNNIYTSRKIEAALKENIHHMWISGMQQPDHNSINRFRKDKLSLSLKNLFTQVVELLVEQKVLSIKELYLDGTKIEANANKYTFVWGNAIKSNKEKMKRQLKDIWEFAQTQASEDEKEDFPFEYHEPDPESVKEAIERINKSLADSEAEVPAKLKQKLKYAEKNWPVNLKKYQEQEGILGERKSYSKTDKDATFMRMKEDHMMNGQLKAGYNVEIATNNQLVVSYDIFQKPADATTLPDVVKGIQQEYGESPEYLIADAGYGSEENYQFLHKEGIKGVIKYNYYDAKKKRKSKYPFSHENLYYNQEEDCLICPMGQRMDNVGKRHRKTENGYTLELSRYKAKNCEGCPLRGACHKGAGERIIEISHTGRELRQKAEEILESETGAELYRRRKIDVEPVFGNIKQNMGFTRFTLRGKKGVLTELGLVAFAHNFRKIILGKMFEFTPNFA
- a CDS encoding efflux RND transporter permease subunit, translated to MLKGIIDFSLRQKVVALSLMILMAFGGYYSLTELPINSLPDVTPVQVLVITKSGRYSPYDVEKLVSYPIETSMNGLPGVKQVRSISQFGLSAVIIEFEEDQDIYFARQMVSQRLQSVQDQLPPGVSTPNLGPISTALGEIYQYVVRGEKYSLTDLRTIQDWLIMPQLKTVKGVTEINSFGGYVKQYEVVVTPGKLRAYDLGFKDVLDAIQSNNSVSGGNYLEHNREQYIVRGFGQIKNATDISQIIVKKFANRSISIGDIADVRITEQLRQGGVTQDGKGEVVTGIVMMLRGGNGREVIADIDAKINSINENLPEGVTIEKFYDQSDLVDRTTSTIQTNLLEGGFFVIAVLLLLLGEIKGALIVASVIPFSMLFAFIGMREFGLAANLMSLGAIDFGMVVDGSVVMVENIITKLQKSQGKDKSKIIREAAHEVARPIFFGVLIILMVYVPIATFSGIEGILFRPMAITVATAVFGSLILALVYVPALSSIVFRKGVKIRKNYLIEWLKPIYTKQLELHLDKKALVLGVSTLIIFGSLATLPFLGTEFLPELDEGSILIEEVRLPSVTLKESMDKANELGKFIMANVPEVKTVVPKTGRSDLANDWMGVHQTDVWVILKPSSEWRDGMTKEKIQEQIKPFLEKEPGLSYNFTQPIAMRVDELTSGVKSDLAVKIYGDDLEKLSMIAENISKEVASIEGTDNYFIEKPSGQPYLTIEIDREAISKYGLNVDDVQQVIETGIGGNTAGTVYEGQKRFDIVVRLREDFRKSFDDISNIPVQIPSGGNIPLREVARISNQEGPREIARENGWRRVIVGINLAGRDIGSYVADLQSRISANIEVPSGYFIQYGGSFEDQQRAMKHLYIVVPLAIFIILGLLYLMFGKFVYAGLIFLNLPYALSGGILLLLARGLYLSISASIGFVALFGVAVLNGIVLLEHLNHMREKTSDLRKAVIEGTADRLRPVLMTALVASFGFIPMAFNTGPGSEVQRPLATVVIGGLVTSTLATLMLLPVIYYIVENRKKKKETDAVPSTETSNTVEN